The DNA region ATTCTTTGAAGACTCGGGCTTGTCCTTGGTAGACTGAGGATTTTTGACATGTGCCTAAGCTTTGGCACGCTTTGCACACTTGTCAGTCAGCTCAAAGATTTCTTTTAATGTATTGATCTTCCGGGTAACCAGCTTCCCGACCATATCTTTGTCCATCATGCCTCACTTGAATGCGATGATGACTAAGGTGTTCGAGATGTCCGGGATTGTATTGCGCCTAACGTTGAACCTATGATGAAGTCTCGAAGAGATTCATCCTTACCTTGGTTTAGTTACTGAAGATCATCTTCCGTTCCTGGACACTCGAATGTTCCCTGGAAGTTAGCGATGAACTAAACCTTCAGCTTGGCCCACAATCGGATCAAGTTGGGCGACAGATTCAACAACTAGGACCTTGTATGTCCATCGAGGGTGGTCATTAGGTAATTGGCCATGACCCCGTTGTCGCTCGAATAACAATAGTGTAGATGTGCAACCACCCATTGGGATTGAGCTTCTTGTCATATCTTTGGATCGGGCCCGCCTTGATCTTCTCAGGCCATCGTATCGATCGGAGCTCGGGTGCGAAGGCTTCACAGCCTCTGTTGAATTCTTCAGGAAGAGATGGGGCATGACTATTACACCTATTCCATCAAACATGGGAGTCAGGTCGACTGTCTCATCTCAGAGATCTAGGGTTGCTATAATGACGATCATCATCGCAACGTTCCTCATGGTAGTTGTCTATTACTATTCGTAGATCATGCCTATTGTGAGAGATGCGGTACTGGTTCCTACGCCTATGGATGGGCAATTACAGTTTGGCCCGCAGGACTGTGCTCGGGTTTGACCATGTGAGCTTCCCATTTGAGATACCTCGACTTAGGGATGTTCGTGTCCGTGACTCCTCAAACTAGCACATTGCTGGCTAGGGTGCTTAGACTTGCTAGGTTTACTCACTCGAGCTGCCTGGATCTGAGCCGCATTGTGTAGAGTCTTGAGCTAATTGACCAAGGATTAGAGGATTTGTCAGGTCCAACTCAGggaaggatcttagaatcatATGAGCACCCTGGAGATTAGCTTCCGGAGTACTAAAAACACTGCTGGCCAGACTTGGTTGTGGTTGAGCCGATGTCGTTTCACAATCGCTATGTTGAGGGAGTTCATTCCTCAACATTGTAATTGTTGCAGGTGGAGGTAGTACCTGCAACACAAGCATTCCGAGGCCAAGTAGACATTGAATATCGGGGTTCCCATGATTCTCCATCGTCTGTCGATGATGGGCGGTATTGGGGGCCTGCATAGCCCCAACTGTGGATGTCCCTGGTGGAAATCCTCCAGTGACACCTTGCCTTGGGCAGCGGCTACCGTTGCTTGGTCCTCGAGAATGTCTTCACCATCGGATGCTCCATGTTTTTCTCAATGGGTGTGCCGTTGGCTCTGGCCATAAACACAAATCAACCTGGCCGACATCAAGTGGCAGTAAACTTGGTCGGTCACCGAATGCAGCGCTAACCCTATCTTGTGTGTCAGACTGGCTACCGATGTGACAAtcatttaatgctggtcacttaaTAGTACGCAAAAGACGATCGACGGACTCCCTCTGGCTGATCTTTATAGAGACTTGGGGCGTGTTCGGATGGTTGCATCCGCCGGTGCTTGCGTCGGCTGGTGCTTGCTCAGCGTATATTGCAGAGAGAGATGACTGTTTGGTTTCCAGGACAGTGCGTGCAGCGTGCATCCGCTCGTGCAAAAATACCTGCATCGGACGTACGCGCAGAAGGACCATCGCTCCCAGGCCAGGCCGAGCGGATGCAGCGGCAGCACAGAAGGTCCACCCGTCAGACGAGGCTCCCATTACCGCAGTCGCGTCTTCCGCTGCGTCTTCTCCACAGCCGATTTTGAATGGTGAGTCCGGTCTGGATCTGCATCTCCCACAGCGGAGCGGAGCGGGCTGAGGGCGGCCGCCGGGGGAGCGGAGCGGCGCCGGCTGAGGGCGGCCGCCGGGGGAGCAGCAGGGGCGTCGCGTGGCCGTGTGGGGGGGACGCCGGGGGAGGGCTGCTCGGGGGCTCGCCGCGGCACTGGGAGGgggcgccggggagcgggcagCCGGAGTgggcgccggggagcgggcagCCGGAGTGGGCTCACGTCACTGGGAGGgggcgccggggagcgggcagCCGGAGTgggcgccggggagcgggcagCCGGAGCGGGCAGCCCTCGTGGGCGCCGGAGATGCCGGGCGGCCAGGAGCGCGGGGAGCGGCAATGGGGCCGGTAGGCTTGGCGCAGGGGCCGGTGGGCGCAGGGAGGCGGCGATGGGGCCGGTGGGGTTGGCGCAGGGGCCGGTGGGCGCAGGGAGAGCGCGGGGAGCAGGGAGAGCGGCGCAGTGCCGAGCAGTGCCGAGCCAGGAGCTGAGCTGCGCAGTGCTGCGAGGGTGGGAGGGGAAATGGAGGCTGCGAGGGTGCTGAGCTGTGgactgaaatttttttttatatttctgcTGCACAACTAGTAGCTAATTTTGGTGCActacatttatttttttataattctgCTGCACAACTAGTAGCTAAGTATTGTGCTGTAAATTTCAAGAAATTTTGGTGGAGTAACATATACAGCAGAGAACTTTGAAGGTGCAAGGGTGGATCTTGGTACTTGTCTTCGTGAAGAAACGAGGTAATTTGTATATGTGGTTTGACATGTTGCTGTATGAGATGAAGCTGAAAGGATATTTCTGATCATATGAacatttataaatataattacAATTTGTCCGTATTTGCAATGGTTAGATGGATGAGTTGGCTGTCAAGCGGCGAAAAATAATTGCTCATGCTGCGGGAGTTGTTGCTACAATGTGTGCGTACACGTTGTTTTTGTATAGACGTCGAGGTCGTGAAGCACCCATCAGCTATGGTCCTTTAGCTGAAAGAGATAAAATTAGAATGGAAAACCttagattcatttttcataATGATGATCGCCATTGTGTAGAACAGCTTCGTATGAGGAGAGCCCCCTTTTTTCACTTATGCACATTACTCAGGACAAGACGGTTGCTTAAAGATACAATTCATAGCTCCATTGAGGAACAAGTTGCCATGTTCCTGCAAGTGGTTGGCCACAATTGTATATTTAGGTTGATAAAGTTGAATTTTAGAAGGGGTTTGGAAACAATTAGTCGCTACTTTCGAGAAGTCCTGTATGCTATTGGGGAGCTACGAGGAGAGATGATTCGACCACCGTCCAACGATGTGCACCAAAAAATTGCAAACAGCCGCAGGTTCAACCCATATTTCAAGGTACTAGTGTTAGGTTCCGTAGTTGTTGGTTCCATTTATGCCCGCCGTAGTGGTTAACTATCATTGTTTCTTACTCTTGTGTAGGATTGCATTGGTGCTATAGATGGAACTCATGTGCTAGCTAGAGTCCCAGCTAGCATGGAAGCCGCCTTTCGGGGTAGGAAGGGGGTGACCACACAAAATGTTATGGCTGCTGTTGATTTTGATCTTAAGTTCACATATGTCTTAGCTGGCTGGGAGGGATCTGCTCATGATGCCATCATTCTAGCAGACGCTTTAGAAAGGGATGACGGCTTAAGGGTTCCCCCGGGTAAGTGTTGGTCATTAGGTAACAACAAAAGTTTAAGTTAACGTAAAAATTTGCTTACTTGGATACAATTTCCCTCTTGTCAGGTAAATTCTACTTGGTCGATGCAGGATATGCTGTTCGTCCTGGGTTCCTTCCACCATATCGTGGCTGCCGATACCATTTAAAGGAGTATGGTGGAAGGAACAACCCTCGTGACCATAGGGAATTATTCAATCTGAGGCACTCCTCGCTTAGAGTCACAGTAGAACGAGCTTTTGGTGCATTGAAGAATCGTTTCAAAATTCTTTACAACAAGCCGTTTCACCCGTACAAAACCCAAGTGAAGTTAGTGCTAGCTTGCTGCATTTTGCACAACTGGATCCTAACACACGGCTCTGATGAGTGTGTCCCTGCGGAACAAGACTGGACTCCAAACCCTGTGGAACTCGAAGCACATAACGATGTTGCATATGACAACAACTCGTGGGCAGCAAAGAGGGACGAGTGGGCACTAGCTATGTGGAACAATAGGGGAAACATGCGTGTATGAAAGGCATCGTGTAATAGTTGGTACTTTTAATTGTGCAACGGTTTGTAGACTAAATTCATATGTAACTGACTATGTATTATTGGTAATTTAAGTGCAGATTTAGTGCTGTTGATTTTGATGAATGGAAGTGCAGTTTTAGTGCTGTTTTGAGATGAATTGATGTGCTGTTTTAGTGCTGAATGGAAGTGCAGTTTTAGTGCTGTTTTGAGATGAATTGACGTGCCGTTTTAGTGCtgtttttagatgaatctaagTGCTGTTTTAGTTCTGTTTTCAGTCAATGTAAGTGCAGTTTTCGTGCTGAATGGAAGTGCAGTTTAGTGCTATTTTGAGATGAATTGATGTGGTGTTTTAGTGCTGAATGGAAGTGCAGTTTTAGTGCTGTTTTGAGATGAATTGATGTGCCGTTTTAGTGCtgtttttagatgaatctaagTGCTGTTTTAGTTCTGTTTTCAGTCAATGTAAGTGCAGTTTTCGTGCTGAATGGAAGTGCAGTTTAGTGCTGTTTTGAGATGAATTGATGTGGTGTTTTAGTGCTGAATGGAAGTGCAGTTTTAGTGCTGTTTTGAGATGAATTGATGTGCCGTTTTAGTGCtgtttttagatgaatctaagTGCTGTTTTAGTTCTGTTTTCAGTCAATGTAAGTGCAGTTTTTATTGCTGAGATTTGCTGAGTTTTGTAGGTGATGGCTGAGCATGGGGGTGTCGGTGGGGCAAGGAATCAATTGCGGTGGACAGCCCACATGTCCAACATGATGCTGCGCCATTTGGTTGCGCTGATTGAGGGTGGAGTGCGGACTGATAAGGGCTTTAAGGAGGCGCACCTAAACACAGTTGCAAGAAAAGTGACTGAGCAGTGCGGTGTAGAAGTCAGCGGGAGTCAGGTGTACAACCACCTTCGCAAATGGAGATCAAGGTGGGTGAAAATATGCAAGCTGCGGGACATCAGCGGTGCCTTGTGGGATGACAACACACACTCCATCGTACTAGAGGACGAGCACTACAAAGGCCACATCAAGGTTGATGCATCACAACTGACTTCAGTGTCAAACACTTTGATCTATTTTCTGATAGATACATCTCATATTTGTAGGATCACCCTGCTGATGTTGACTACCTCAACGTTCCTCTCGAGAACTATGAGCAGATGGTTGCCATCTTCTCTGTTGGACAGGCCACTGGGAGGTATGCTATGGGCTCCAATGAGCCTTTGGGACCTCCTCCCGATGAGGTGGAGAGCGAAGGCAAGGCGGACTCGATTTCGACTGCCACCAATGCGGGGATTATCTTTCCCGAGGTTATTGCAGAGTCCGTGGATGATgacaccaacaccaacacccCTCCCCCGCATGCCTCTGAGGAGGTTGCTGTTGGATCGGCCGGGGGGAAAGGGAAGGACTCCTCCAGTGGGGCTGGTTCAAAGAGGAAGAGGGCCATGATCACAGAAGATGAGGCCATCATCTTCAACGGCATGACCGAAGCTGTAAAGGATATGGCAGGTGCAATCAAGGCAACCGTCCATGCTGAGGCACATCCCGATGTGTACAATGCGGTCATGAACCTCCCTGGCTTCTCCGAGGATGCATTGCTGGCTGCTCTTGATTGGCTCTATGACCACAAGCCACAGAGCATTGGTTTTGTGCAGATGAGTGCTGAGCATCGTCGTAAGTGGATGAATCGTTGGATCGCCAAGCACTACTTCACTGACTAATGTGCTTGTCATCTAACACTAACCTTTTGCCTACTTAGTTGGTGGTTAATGAACATTCCTCCACCCTCGAGGCCATATCTATTTATGTAAGATGAAACTGTGGACATCTTCTAATAGCTAAGCTTAGTACATGATGTGGCACTATGGGTTGTGATGATGAAGCGGTCTAAACCTTATAAACTGTTGGCTGCTCATGTGATTATTTTGTGTAAATGTTGGAGGGTTCATGCTTAGGTGCAATATGGACATGTGTTTATTGTGCAAATCAAGTTAGTTGAGCACCTTTCGTTCAACTTGATTCTTGTCTGTTACGAATTAACTCAACATATGTACTGTCTTATTCTATTTAGCACATCAGTCTTATGCCTAAATGCGATCAGCGAGAGATAATACAACGACATATGCTCATCATCTAGAGGACTTGACAAAATTCGAGCCATAATAGACAACCTATAACACTTCATCCAAACTTACCTCATTCAAGTACATTACCTAAACAACActtcaaaatttctaaaaatttaagcCACATTCAAATCTGACCTACACAACATACACACAACAGCTTTAGGGGGGTAAGCACACCGCTCCTCAGGTGCAAGGTCACCATACTCCactcatgcgggcaaccaatcacaatctcagcacTTTGCACCCGCTCATACAGCCTCAtatacagccaaccaaacagaatctCAGCTCAGCTTGCATCCACAgctgcagccaaccaaacacacttttTTTTCAGAATACGGATCCCCTCAGCCTGCTTCCCCTCATCCAGGATATACGGTGCAGCTCTAAAAACCTCgtacagccaaccaaacacacccttgatgACTCCCCCTCCCCCCATGTTTCGAGGGTAGGTAGGCTCTGGGTAACTGTGGAGCCTAGGAGCTCCAGAGGCTTTGTAGGTCTTGGGCCCACGAGCGAACGCTAGCGGAGCCAGGGCATCCAGGGTCCTTAATGGTGACCCCAATAATTAGTTCCTAATAATATATCTGTAATTGAACTGGGGTACATTCAACTTCAGAGATCAAGCAAGAaacaagacacacgatgtatacaggttcgccGCTCTGAtgtagagtaataccctacgtcataTGTGGATAATGTTGTATATGAATTGTCTCGACTATAATCAAGGTTGCTAGACTTATTACAATAGAGTAGATTAGATCTAAACTAATCTCGGGTTTAAGTCGCTGAGTATCTCCAATAGCCAGGGTCTTGCTTGTGTCGAGTTGTGTATGCGTTGATCCGTGAGTTGTTCCTCTAGGGGTCAGGGTCCCCGCTTTATAAAAGAGTTCTGGTACTGTCTCAgccgtagttgatagggagtccttcacCTTGTCGGTCAAGGTAAGATAGTCGAATCCAGCTTGTGTACTAATCGTACTCAGATCAGTTACCCGATTCAGACCTTTCTAATACAAGTTTTCATGATCTCCGAGTATATCGGGTCTCACAGATTCGAATTTGCAATATCCGGAGTTATCCATCATGTGTAGGATATATCCTATCCGTATATAGTGTATtccttatacatatatacactatagttagatatttaaCAAGACACATTATACATTGAACTTCTCAAAGGAATTCTAACCATGAGGTTGGAGCTCATGTTTAAAATCCTCCAAAAAGTAAAGGAATGAATTATATGGAAATTTTTCTATACAATCCTACTTCCAAAGGGCTCCGTAGGAATGGATTTATAGGAATcaaatcctccaaaattcctCTACAGTTCCTCCATTCCAAAGAAGGCCTAAATGTATGGCTGTGAACGTACTAAAAGTAATACCAATTACTTCATTTGTTcaaaaatagtggtcaaactcTCCCCGCTCCTGCTATTGTATACAAAGCTACTTGATCAGCCACATGAAAGTAATTGCTTATGTTGTATGACTGTTGTATCTCGTAAAAACATCGTGTATATTCTTGAGGAGAGGGTATAATTTTCTGGAACATATCAGACGGACAAACTGTAGTCTCTCTCGATTAACTTTGAACTACACTTTCCAAATTAACTCAATGAAACTTACATGCACCATTTGCAAATAATGTACATCTGCATCTTGCGTATACAAATAGAAGATACACTATATATAGATCCGTATAATCTTCCGTGTCATATATTTTTCACATTTTCACACAGAGAGCCGGTGTGGATGGATAGGCGACGTGCTGACGTGCGAGCTCACTAAGGACGCCGGGCTCTTGGGTAGCTCAGTTAGTTCCTGAAAGCGCTGCCTGCCATCGCCATCGTCGACCTGGCTCAGCCCCCGCTCGCTCTCGTTCTCCTCCAGCGACCGCCTCATCGTCTCCGGCGTGAACACGTACGTGACGGCGAGCCCGAGCAGGCTGATCGCGCCAAGAATGACCAGCGCGTACATCATGCCGATACCTGGCCTGTACCCGACCTGCACCTCCCTCTTGTCCCGCTCCTGCGACGCCCAGAGGAACCCGATGGCGCCGATGAGCGCGCCGAGCTTCCCCGCCGCGCCGGATATCCCGTGGCACGTCGACCGGAACCGCGCCGGGAAGAGCTCAGCGGGCAGGATGAAGGTGGTGGTGTTGGGCCCGAGGTTTGCGGAGAAGAAGGTGAGCGCGTAGAGCACGATGTACCACGCGTCTGTGGCGTGGCCGCGCCAGTAGTGGTCGTACGGCCCGGCGAGCGCGAAGA from Phragmites australis chromosome 8, lpPhrAust1.1, whole genome shotgun sequence includes:
- the LOC133926048 gene encoding protein ANTAGONIST OF LIKE HETEROCHROMATIN PROTEIN 1-like, with product MDELAVKRRKIIAHAAGVVATMCAYTLFLYRRRGREAPISYGPLAERDKIRMENLRFIFHNDDRHCVEQLRMRRAPFFHLCTLLRTRRLLKDTIHSSIEEQVAMFLQVVGHNCIFRLIKLNFRRGLETISRYFREDCIGAIDGTHVLARVPASMEAAFRGRKGVTTQNVMAAVDFDLKFTYVLAGWEGSAHDAIILADALERDDGLRVPPGKFYLVDAGYAVRPGFLPPYRGCRYHLKEYGGRNNPRDHRELFNLRHSSLRVTVERAFGALKNRFKILYNKPFHPYKTQVKLVLACCILHNWILTHGSDECVPAEQDWTPNPVELEAHNDVAYDNNSWAAKRDEWALAMWNNRGNMRV